In the genome of Micromonospora sp. Llam0, the window TAGGACTCGACACGTGCGAGGTGTGCGTTGACACTAGTTGCCGGGGTCGACTCGTCGACCCAGTCGACGAAGGTCGTGGTCTGCGACGCGGACAGCGGGAAGCTGCTGCGCGAGGGCCGCGCCCCGCACCCGGACGGCACCGAGGTAGACCCACGCGTGTGGTGGGCCGCCTGGGAGCAGGCCAGCGCCGGGCTGCTGGACGGGGTCGCCGCGATCGGCATCGGCGGGCAGCAGCAGGGCATGATCTGCCTCGACGACGCCGGCGAGGTGGTCCGGGACGCCCTGCTGTGGAACGACACCCGGTCGGCGCAGGCCGCGGTCGACCTCACCGACGAGTTCGGCGGCCCGAAGGCGTGGGCCGACGCGGTCGGACTGGTGCCGGTGGCCAGCTTCACGGTGACCAAGCTGCGCTGGTTCGCCCGTACTGAACCGCAGCTCGCGGCCCGGACGGAGACGGTGCTGCTGCCGCACGACTGGCTCACCCACCGGCTGCGCGCCGACGGCGCAGCGCCGACGACCGACCGGGGCGAGGCCTCCGGCACCGGCTACTGGTCGGCGGCGGCCGGCGATTATCGGCGCGATCTGGTGCGGCTCGCCTTCGGGCGGGACGTGGCACTGCCCCGGGTCGCCGGACCGGCCGAGGTGGTCGGTGAGACCGCGTCCGGCGCGCTGCTGTCGGCCGGCACCGGCGACACCATGGGTACGGCGTTCGGCGTCGGCCTGCGCCCCGGCGAGGTGGTGGTGTCGCTGGGCACCTCAGGCTGCGTGTCCGGGGTGAGTGAGGTGCCGACCGCCGACCCGACCGGGCTGGTGGCCGGCTACGCCGACGCGACCGGCCGGTTCCTGCCACTGGTGTGCACGCTCAACGCGGCCCGGGTGCTGGTGACGGTCGCCGACCTGCTGGGCCGGTCGTTGGCCGAGTTGGACGAGTTGGCGTTGTCGGCCGAGCCGGGCGCGGGCGGGTTGACGCTGCTGCCGTACCTGGACGGGGAACGGACCCCGAACCTGCCCGACGCCTGCGGTCTGCTGGCCGGGATCACCCGGGCGAACGCGTCGGCGGCGAACCTGGCGCGGGCGGCGGTGGAGGGCATGCTCGGCGGCATCGCCGACGCCCTCGACGCGCTGCGCGCCCAGGACGTGCCGGTCGGCCGGGTGCTGCTGGTCGGCGGCGCGGCCCAGTCCCGCGCGGTACGGGCGATCGCGCCGGCGCTGTTCGGCGCGCCGGTCAGCGTGCCGCGCCCGGCCGAGTACGTGGCGCTCGGCGCGGCCCGGCAGGCGGCCTGGGCGCTGGCCGGTAGCACCGAGCCGCCGCAGTGGCCGGTCGAGGCAGACGAAATCACCGCCGCCGCCACCCCGCAGGTGCACGAACGCTACGTCGACGTCCGCGACCGGGCGCTGCCGCTGCTGACCTGACGCCGGCCGCCGCACACGCCGGCCCGATCCGGTCCCCGGTGACAGGTCGGCTCAGTCAAGGTCGAGCAGGTCCCTGATGTCGGCGGCGGACAGTTGCGCGGAGGCGAACTCGCCCCCGTCGAGCACACTGCTGAACAGCTCGGCTTTGCGCTGCTTCAACGCCATGACCTTCTCCTCGATGGTGTCCTTCGCGACCATCCGGTAGACCATGACGTTCGACGTCTGACCGATCCGGTGGACGCGGTCGACGGCCTGGGCCTCGGCCGCCGGGTTCCACCACGGGTCGAGCAGGATGCAGTAGTCGGCCTCGGTCAGGTTGAGACCGAACCCGCCCGCTTTGAGGCTGATCAGGAACACGTCGGCGGCGCCGCGTTTGAACTCGGCGATCGCGGCGGCCCGGTTACTGGTCGACCCGTCGAGGTAACCGCACCGGACGCCGGCGGCGACGAGCCGGTCACGCGCCGCGCCGAGAAAGCGGGTGAACTGACTGAACACCAGCGTACGGTGGCCTTCGGCGACCAGGTTGGTGATCTGGTCGGCCAGCACGTCCAGCTTGGTCGACGGAACACCCTCGTGTCTCGGGTCGACCAGGGCGACGTCGAGACTGGCCTGGCGCAGCAACGTCAACGACCGGAAGATCTCGAACCGGTTCTTCTCCAGGTCCCCGAGCAGGCCGAGGACCTTCTGCCGTTCCCGTTGCAGATAGGCCTGGTAGATCCGGCGATGTTTACGGTCCAGGTCGAGTTCCAGCACCTGTTCCTGCTTCTCCGGCAGGTCGGCGGCGACGTCGGCCTTACGGCGACGAAGCATCAGCGGCCGGATGCGGCGGCGCAGCTGGGCGAGCCGGTCACCGTCGCGGTCCCGCTCGATCGGCGTACGGTAGTAGTCGGTGAACCGGTCCAGCCGGGGAAACAACCCGGGGGCGGTGACCGAGCAGAGCGCCCAGAGTTCGAGCAGGTTGTTCTCCATCGGCGTACCGGTGATGGCCAGCTTGAACGGCGCAGTGAGCTGCTTGGCGCAGCGGTGGCTCTGCGACTGGTGGTTCTTGACGAACTGTGCCTCGTCGAGGATCAGGCCGGCCCAGTCGAGCGCCTGGTAGTCGTCGAACTCCAGCCGCAGCAGCGTGTACGAGGTCACGACGATGTCCGCCCCGGCGGCTGCCTCGGCGAGTGCCATGCCACGCCGCGCCGTGGTCTGGGTGACCACCCGTACGGTCAGGTCGGGGGTGAACCGCGCGGCCTCGGCGACCCAGTTGTGGATGACGCTGGCGGGGGCGACGACGAGGAACGGTACGTCGGCACGGGCGTGCCGGATCAGGGCCAGCGCCTGCAGGGTCTTACCGAGACCCATGTCATCGGCGAGGATGCCGCCGAGCTGGTGCTCCCGCAGGGCGGCGAGCCAGCGGAACCCGTCGAGCTGGTACGGGCGCAGCTCCGCCCGTACCTGCGGGCGCACCTGGTGGTCGACGGCGGCGCCGGCGGTGGCCAGCTCGCGGACCGCGCGCTGCCAGGCGGCGGCCTGGCCGGTGATCTCCCCCAGCTCGGCCAGTTCGGCCCAGAGGCCGGCCTGGAAGCGGCCGACGCGCAGCACGCCCGGCGGCCGGTCCTCCAGTGCCCGCGATTCGTCGATCAGCTCGCGGAGCTGGGCGAACTCGGGTCGGTCGAGGCTGAAGTACGTGCCGCTGGGCAGGATGAGGTACTGCCGGTCCTGCGCCAGCGCGGTGAACAGCTGATCGAAGACGACCTGTTCGCCGCCGACGCTGACCTGCACTGACAGGTCGAACCAGTCGTGTTCGCCGGGATGGTCGGTGCCGGCGAACCGAATGACCGGTGCCTCGTCGGATTCCCGGTAGTCCGGTACGGGCTCCGCTGCCGATTCGACCACCTCGACGCCGTCGATGTCGGCGAGCCGGGGCACGACCTCGCTGAGGAACCGGATCATGGCGTCGCCGCGGAGCGTGGTCAGCGCGGCGAGTCGTGCGCCGTTCGGAGTCGACTCGATCGCCTCCGGTACCGCTTTGGCCGTCACCTCGGTGACCTGGCCGACGACGGCGTCACGCGGGTCGGCGTCCCCGCGCGGGCCGGTCGCCCACAGCGGCTCGGTCTGCCGGTGCGCGCCGATCGCGCGGACCCACTGCCAGTGGATCGACAGCGCCTGTTCCGGCATCGGGGTCACGGCGAGGGTGAGCGTGGGCGGCGACACCGGTGGCAGGTGCACCGCCGGGCCGGCGGCGACGACCTCGACCTGTTTGAGCAGCTCCGGGTAGAACCGTTCGAAGAACCGCGTCTCGTCGGCAGCGGGGACGCGGATCGCGGGACCGGCCAGGGCCTTCGCCGCCGCCGACACCGCGCCGGACAGGGGCGCCAGCCGCAGCACCCGGTCCCGGGGTTGCGGCTCGACGCCGCCGCGCTCCCCCCACCAGGCGATCCCGTGCGCCGGTCGGCCGACAAAGACGGAGAACTCGGCGGCGACGGGTACGCCGTCGGCCAGCAGCACCGGCTGCACGATCAACTCGTCGTCGACGCGGTCGACCTGCACCGAGAGTCGGGCCGGCTGCCGGCCGACGAACACCGGCCGGCCGTACTTGCCGGGCTGGACCAGCGGCAGCCCGGCGTCGTCGGCCTCGGCCAGCAGGTCCCAGATCCGCCGACTCGCGAACGCGTCCAGGAAGATCGTCGTCGGGTGGCTGTAGTAGCCGTACCGGTCGCTGCCCACTGTCGATAGCGTGAGGATCTCGCCGAGCAACTGGCGGTGCCGTTTGGATTCCGGCGATCTGCCGTGCCCGGAGTACTGCACGTTCGACCAGCTGATGCCGGAGCGGACCCAGCCGCTCTGACCCGGTAGGACCGGACGCAGCGCGATGCGTCCGGCGTGCCCGCCGCCGGCCGCGCCCGGTTTGACCAGCTCGAACTGCAGGCCGACGGTGGCCTCGGCCGGCGCGGCGGTGACGACCGGGGCGACGTCGGAGACCAGCGCCGACAGGCTCTTCTCCCAGTCCGCCGTCGGCGCGTCCGGTGCCTGCCGCTGCTTCGGAACCGTCGGCGCGGCACCGACGACGGCCTGCAGCACCAGCGCGTACGGGTGTCCGCAGGACCGCTCGCCGCAGGAGCAGGCACCGTCGACGGTGGCGACGAGCCCGTCGGGGTCGGTGGTGACCGCCGCCGTCACGGTGCCGCCGCGACCAGGTTCCAGCCGGCCCTGGGCGTGCCCGGTCGCCGGATCCCAGCGGGCGCCGGTCAACTCGCCGTCGGCGAGTTGGGCACGGGCGCGCAGGAACGCCCGTACGCCGACGATCTCGCACAGCGCCGCTTCTTCGACGGTGAGTTCCAGCTTCGCCACTGTTCGTCGTCTCCCGAATAGGCCGCGTCGCGACGTAGGTTAGCCGGGTGTCATCGCAACGATCGAACGCCCGCCCCGGTGACGCGCCGTGACTCGTACGGATTCGGCGGCCCGGGTGATGGCCGCCCCGGTTGCGCGCGTCTACGCCGCTCTGGTGGACCCGGACGCGCTCGCCGCGTGGCTGCCCCCGCAGGGGATGACCGG includes:
- a CDS encoding FGGY family carbohydrate kinase, coding for MTLVAGVDSSTQSTKVVVCDADSGKLLREGRAPHPDGTEVDPRVWWAAWEQASAGLLDGVAAIGIGGQQQGMICLDDAGEVVRDALLWNDTRSAQAAVDLTDEFGGPKAWADAVGLVPVASFTVTKLRWFARTEPQLAARTETVLLPHDWLTHRLRADGAAPTTDRGEASGTGYWSAAAGDYRRDLVRLAFGRDVALPRVAGPAEVVGETASGALLSAGTGDTMGTAFGVGLRPGEVVVSLGTSGCVSGVSEVPTADPTGLVAGYADATGRFLPLVCTLNAARVLVTVADLLGRSLAELDELALSAEPGAGGLTLLPYLDGERTPNLPDACGLLAGITRANASAANLARAAVEGMLGGIADALDALRAQDVPVGRVLLVGGAAQSRAVRAIAPALFGAPVSVPRPAEYVALGAARQAAWALAGSTEPPQWPVEADEITAAATPQVHERYVDVRDRALPLLT
- a CDS encoding DEAD/DEAH box helicase, with translation MAKLELTVEEAALCEIVGVRAFLRARAQLADGELTGARWDPATGHAQGRLEPGRGGTVTAAVTTDPDGLVATVDGACSCGERSCGHPYALVLQAVVGAAPTVPKQRQAPDAPTADWEKSLSALVSDVAPVVTAAPAEATVGLQFELVKPGAAGGGHAGRIALRPVLPGQSGWVRSGISWSNVQYSGHGRSPESKRHRQLLGEILTLSTVGSDRYGYYSHPTTIFLDAFASRRIWDLLAEADDAGLPLVQPGKYGRPVFVGRQPARLSVQVDRVDDELIVQPVLLADGVPVAAEFSVFVGRPAHGIAWWGERGGVEPQPRDRVLRLAPLSGAVSAAAKALAGPAIRVPAADETRFFERFYPELLKQVEVVAAGPAVHLPPVSPPTLTLAVTPMPEQALSIHWQWVRAIGAHRQTEPLWATGPRGDADPRDAVVGQVTEVTAKAVPEAIESTPNGARLAALTTLRGDAMIRFLSEVVPRLADIDGVEVVESAAEPVPDYRESDEAPVIRFAGTDHPGEHDWFDLSVQVSVGGEQVVFDQLFTALAQDRQYLILPSGTYFSLDRPEFAQLRELIDESRALEDRPPGVLRVGRFQAGLWAELAELGEITGQAAAWQRAVRELATAGAAVDHQVRPQVRAELRPYQLDGFRWLAALREHQLGGILADDMGLGKTLQALALIRHARADVPFLVVAPASVIHNWVAEAARFTPDLTVRVVTQTTARRGMALAEAAAGADIVVTSYTLLRLEFDDYQALDWAGLILDEAQFVKNHQSQSHRCAKQLTAPFKLAITGTPMENNLLELWALCSVTAPGLFPRLDRFTDYYRTPIERDRDGDRLAQLRRRIRPLMLRRRKADVAADLPEKQEQVLELDLDRKHRRIYQAYLQRERQKVLGLLGDLEKNRFEIFRSLTLLRQASLDVALVDPRHEGVPSTKLDVLADQITNLVAEGHRTLVFSQFTRFLGAARDRLVAAGVRCGYLDGSTSNRAAAIAEFKRGAADVFLISLKAGGFGLNLTEADYCILLDPWWNPAAEAQAVDRVHRIGQTSNVMVYRMVAKDTIEEKVMALKQRKAELFSSVLDGGEFASAQLSAADIRDLLDLD